In the Sediminibacter sp. Hel_I_10 genome, one interval contains:
- a CDS encoding pyridoxal phosphate-dependent aminotransferase, with product MPKISQKGQLMPESPIRKLVPFAEQAYKNGKTVYHLNIGQPDIKTPELALDAIRVHSLDILAYTRSEGSEGYRKKIAAYYAKNDIHVDHDDIIVTTGGSEALLFTFGSIMDTDDEIIIPEPFYANYNGFSTASNINVVPVISKIEDNFALPAIEEFEKLITPKTKAILICNPGNPTGYLYSKEEIQKLAKIVIKHDLFLIADEVYREFVYDGNAFYSIMQEESLKNHAIMIDSVSKRYSMCGARIGYMVSRNKEVIKTAMKFAQARLSPPTLAQIASEAALDTPQSYFDDVIAEYTERRNLLIQELEKIEGVKVAKPKGAFYCIAELPIKNADAFAQWLLESFDINDETVMVAPAGGFYSTKGVGNNQIRIAYVLKKESLIKAVGILKEALKVYKD from the coding sequence ATGCCAAAAATTTCTCAAAAAGGGCAATTAATGCCCGAATCACCAATTCGTAAATTAGTGCCCTTTGCCGAGCAGGCATATAAAAATGGTAAAACCGTTTACCATTTAAATATTGGTCAACCAGATATTAAAACTCCAGAATTGGCATTAGATGCCATACGTGTGCACTCCCTAGACATCTTAGCCTATACACGATCTGAAGGATCTGAGGGATATAGAAAAAAAATAGCAGCCTATTATGCGAAAAATGACATCCATGTTGATCATGATGACATTATTGTAACTACTGGAGGAAGCGAGGCCTTGCTTTTTACGTTTGGAAGCATCATGGACACTGACGATGAAATCATAATTCCTGAACCTTTTTACGCAAATTACAATGGGTTTTCAACGGCTTCTAACATAAACGTTGTTCCTGTAATTTCTAAGATTGAAGATAATTTTGCTTTACCGGCAATAGAAGAGTTCGAAAAACTGATCACGCCAAAAACAAAAGCAATTCTTATTTGTAACCCAGGGAATCCTACAGGTTATTTATATTCAAAAGAAGAAATTCAAAAACTGGCCAAAATCGTAATCAAACATGATCTTTTCTTGATTGCTGATGAAGTGTATAGAGAATTTGTCTACGATGGAAATGCCTTTTACTCCATAATGCAAGAAGAGAGTTTAAAGAATCATGCTATCATGATTGATTCTGTATCTAAGCGTTACAGTATGTGTGGTGCAAGAATTGGATATATGGTGTCAAGAAATAAAGAGGTGATTAAAACAGCCATGAAATTTGCCCAAGCAAGATTGAGCCCTCCTACGCTTGCACAGATTGCTAGCGAAGCAGCTCTTGATACACCTCAATCTTACTTTGATGATGTGATTGCAGAATATACCGAACGACGTAATCTACTTATACAAGAACTTGAAAAAATTGAAGGCGTTAAAGTAGCTAAGCCCAAAGGTGCTTTTTACTGTATTGCAGAGCTTCCTATAAAAAATGCCGATGCTTTTGCGCAATGGCTCCTAGAATCATTTGATATTAATGATGAAACAGTCATGGTAGCTCCAGCTGGTGGTTTTTACTCTACAAAGGGAGTTGGCAACAATCAAATTAGAATCGCCTATGTTCTTAAAAAAGAAAGCTTAATAAAAGCGGTAGGGATTTTAAAAGAGGCCTTGAAGGTTTATAAAGACTAA
- a CDS encoding aspartyl protease family protein → MTHCFSQKDFNLPRKDSDKIRFELINNLIVLPVSLNGVELSFILDSGVSKPILFNITNTDSLQINEVETMFLRGLGGGESVRALKSRNNFFKIGDAVNVNQDIFVIFDQGINFTPRLGVPVHGIIGFDLFKNFIVEINYKSKFLKLHKPELYTYRNCRRCETFNLTFYNDKPYIDGQVEIEGKTQSVKLLIDSGSTDALWLFENDSLGLMPVKTLQFDDFLGRGLSGNVYGKRSKVDAFSLGGFRLENVNAAFPDSTSISFARKFEERSGSLSAEILKRFHVVMDYPNAKITLRKNGNFKSEFRYDRSGIVLEQRGMRVVREKYEKQTFDSYGRKNDDNLTVSTSESYRFKLEPAYKIVELRSGSPAERAGLIVNDIVLAINGKSTHTMSLQEAMEYFQRDIGKTINLNIEREQTFLKIQFKLEDPFKQKKLP, encoded by the coding sequence ATGACACATTGTTTCTCTCAAAAGGACTTTAATCTTCCAAGAAAAGATTCCGATAAGATAAGGTTTGAGCTTATCAATAACTTGATTGTTTTGCCAGTCTCACTCAATGGCGTAGAGTTATCTTTTATCTTAGATTCTGGTGTGAGTAAACCTATTCTTTTTAACATTACCAATACCGACTCTCTTCAAATAAATGAAGTAGAGACAATGTTCTTACGAGGTCTCGGGGGAGGTGAGTCAGTAAGAGCATTAAAATCTAGGAACAATTTCTTTAAAATTGGAGATGCTGTTAATGTCAACCAAGATATTTTTGTGATTTTTGATCAAGGTATCAATTTTACACCCAGATTGGGAGTCCCTGTTCACGGTATTATTGGTTTTGATCTTTTTAAAAATTTTATTGTAGAGATTAACTACAAATCAAAATTTTTAAAACTGCACAAGCCAGAGTTGTATACGTATCGTAACTGCAGAAGATGTGAAACCTTTAATTTGACCTTTTATAACGATAAGCCTTATATTGATGGTCAAGTTGAAATTGAAGGAAAAACACAATCGGTAAAGTTGCTAATAGATTCTGGCAGTACAGATGCTCTGTGGTTATTTGAAAACGACAGCTTAGGGTTAATGCCTGTTAAAACACTACAGTTTGATGATTTTCTGGGAAGAGGCCTTAGTGGTAATGTCTACGGTAAGCGCTCAAAGGTTGATGCGTTTAGCTTGGGTGGCTTTCGACTAGAGAATGTAAACGCTGCTTTTCCAGATTCGACGTCAATTAGTTTTGCTAGAAAATTTGAGGAACGTAGTGGCAGTCTTTCTGCAGAAATTTTAAAACGATTCCATGTCGTTATGGATTATCCCAATGCTAAAATTACATTAAGGAAAAATGGCAATTTTAAGTCTGAGTTCCGGTATGATCGTAGTGGGATTGTTTTGGAGCAAAGAGGAATGCGCGTTGTGAGAGAGAAGTATGAAAAGCAGACTTTTGACAGTTACGGAAGGAAAAATGATGATAATCTTACGGTGTCAACTTCAGAATCATATCGTTTTAAGTTAGAGCCAGCTTATAAAATTGTTGAGTTACGATCAGGATCACCTGCAGAACGAGCGGGTTTAATTGTCAATGATATCGTCTTGGCTATTAATGGAAAGTCTACGCACACCATGTCTTTGCAAGAAGCCATGGAATATTTTCAAAGAGACATTGGAAAGACCATTAATTTGAACATCGAAAGAGAGCAGACGTTCTTGAAAATTCAATTCAAATTAGAAGACCCTTTTAAACAAAAAAAACTCCCATAA
- a CDS encoding DUF1573 domain-containing protein, whose translation MKKLALILCVALFSLSTYAQEKVAKIEFKTDVIDYGTIEKGADGVRVFEFTNTGNAPLIISNVKSTCGCTVPQKPKDPIMPGKTGEISVKYDTNRVNPIRKTITVTSNAETPTVALKIKGLVVDSNKTSVLEKKDKSVMEQ comes from the coding sequence ATGAAAAAATTAGCCCTAATTTTATGTGTAGCGCTCTTTAGTTTAAGTACTTACGCACAAGAAAAAGTTGCAAAAATTGAATTTAAAACCGATGTCATTGACTACGGAACAATTGAAAAAGGAGCAGATGGCGTTCGAGTTTTCGAATTTACAAATACTGGCAATGCGCCTTTAATTATATCTAATGTGAAATCAACTTGCGGATGTACCGTGCCTCAAAAGCCAAAAGATCCGATTATGCCTGGAAAAACTGGCGAGATTTCTGTAAAGTATGACACAAATCGTGTTAATCCTATAAGAAAGACAATTACGGTAACATCAAATGCTGAAACTCCAACCGTTGCTTTAAAAATTAAAGGTTTGGTAGTAGATTCAAACAAAACCAGCGTTCTTGAAAAAAAGGATAAAAGTGTTATGGAACAATAG
- a CDS encoding valine--tRNA ligase, which produces MEIPSKYSASTVENKWYDYWMEHNFFHSEPDEREPYTIVIPPPNVTGVLHMGHMLNNTIQDVLIRRARLQGKNACWVPGTDHASIATEAKVVAKLRAEGIDKNDLSREEFLKHAWDWTEEYGGVILEQLKKLGCSCDWERTKFTMDDDMSEAVIKVFIDLYNKGLIYRGFRMVNWDPEAKTTLSDEEVIHVERTDKLYYVKYKIQDDDGYVTIATTRPETILGDTAICVNPEDERYAHLKGKHVIVPICNRVVPIIQDDYVDIEFGTGCLKITPAHDVNDKEIGDRHNLEVIDILNDDATLNSFGMHHEGKDRVAARMAIAKELEEMSILVKTEDITHKVGTSERTKAVIEPRLSDQWFLKMKELAEPAIKAVLEDEEVKLFPKRFNNTYRHWMENIRDWNISRQLLWGQQIPAYYYGDGKDDVVVAETIEEAVTLANQKQSAKIGNQNRLLTAEDLTQDKDALDTWFSSWLWPMSVFDGIRHPDNEEINYYYPTNDLVTGPDILFFWVARMIVAGYEYRDEKPFENVYLTGLVRDKQRRKMSKSLGNSPDALELIENYGADGVRVGLLLSSAAGNDLMFDEDLCNQGKGFANKIWNAFRLVQGWEVADIEQPESSQIALEWYEHKFQSALAEIEDHYSKYRLSDVLMTAYKLVWDDFCSWLLEMIKPAYQQPIDKKSFESIIAIFENNLKILHPFMPFLTEEIWHFIKERTPENALIVSQYPKLTTFDAALISDFETVKAIVSGIRTVRKEKNIAFKDAIELMVLNNENLDDKYNSVISKLGNISNLTVVSEPVDGALTFRVMSNEYFIPISGAIDVEAEIEKLSEELKYTQGFLKSVQGKLKNERFVNNAPDQVVEAERKKEADAKAKIETLQASLNSLK; this is translated from the coding sequence ATGGAAATTCCTTCAAAATATTCAGCATCAACAGTAGAAAACAAATGGTATGACTACTGGATGGAGCATAATTTCTTTCATTCTGAACCAGATGAAAGAGAGCCTTATACCATTGTAATCCCACCGCCAAATGTCACAGGTGTTCTGCATATGGGGCATATGCTCAATAATACCATACAAGATGTGTTAATACGTCGGGCGCGTTTACAAGGAAAAAATGCGTGTTGGGTACCAGGTACAGATCATGCGTCCATTGCTACAGAAGCAAAAGTTGTAGCAAAACTAAGAGCAGAAGGTATCGATAAAAACGATTTGTCTCGAGAAGAATTTTTAAAACATGCTTGGGATTGGACCGAAGAATACGGTGGCGTGATTTTAGAGCAGCTTAAAAAATTGGGCTGTTCTTGTGACTGGGAGCGCACTAAGTTTACGATGGATGATGACATGAGCGAAGCCGTTATCAAAGTATTTATAGATCTATACAATAAAGGACTTATTTATAGAGGTTTCCGTATGGTAAACTGGGACCCTGAGGCTAAGACCACATTATCTGATGAAGAGGTGATCCACGTGGAGCGTACGGATAAATTATACTATGTAAAGTATAAAATTCAGGATGATGATGGTTATGTTACTATAGCAACAACACGGCCAGAAACCATTCTGGGGGATACTGCTATTTGCGTAAATCCCGAAGATGAGCGTTATGCACATCTCAAAGGAAAACATGTTATTGTACCTATTTGTAATAGAGTTGTACCAATTATTCAAGATGATTATGTGGATATTGAGTTTGGTACTGGCTGTTTAAAAATTACACCAGCTCACGATGTTAATGATAAAGAAATCGGAGATCGCCATAATTTGGAGGTTATTGATATTCTAAATGATGATGCCACTTTAAATAGCTTCGGAATGCATCATGAAGGAAAAGATAGAGTTGCAGCCCGCATGGCAATTGCCAAAGAATTAGAGGAGATGTCTATTTTGGTTAAAACTGAAGACATCACCCATAAGGTGGGAACCTCAGAACGTACAAAGGCAGTTATTGAGCCAAGATTGTCTGATCAGTGGTTTCTTAAAATGAAGGAACTCGCAGAACCTGCTATTAAGGCTGTTTTAGAAGATGAAGAGGTGAAATTATTTCCAAAACGATTTAATAACACCTATAGACATTGGATGGAAAATATTCGCGATTGGAACATCTCCAGACAGTTACTCTGGGGGCAACAAATCCCGGCTTATTATTATGGTGATGGTAAAGATGATGTTGTGGTAGCTGAAACTATCGAGGAAGCAGTGACATTGGCCAACCAAAAACAATCAGCGAAAATAGGGAATCAAAATAGGCTTTTGACTGCTGAAGATTTGACCCAAGATAAAGATGCCCTAGATACTTGGTTCTCATCATGGCTTTGGCCAATGAGTGTTTTTGATGGTATAAGACATCCAGACAATGAAGAAATCAACTATTATTACCCTACCAATGATTTAGTGACTGGGCCAGATATTTTATTTTTCTGGGTAGCACGTATGATTGTAGCTGGTTACGAGTACAGAGACGAAAAACCGTTTGAGAATGTCTATTTAACCGGGTTGGTTCGCGACAAGCAACGTCGAAAAATGTCCAAATCACTAGGGAATTCGCCAGACGCCTTAGAATTAATTGAGAATTATGGTGCAGATGGTGTGCGAGTTGGTCTATTATTAAGTTCGGCAGCAGGTAATGACCTGATGTTTGATGAAGATTTATGTAATCAAGGTAAAGGTTTTGCCAATAAAATATGGAATGCTTTCAGACTTGTTCAGGGTTGGGAAGTTGCTGATATTGAGCAACCAGAATCGTCTCAAATTGCTCTAGAATGGTATGAGCATAAGTTTCAAAGCGCCTTAGCCGAAATTGAAGATCATTATAGTAAATACCGACTCTCAGATGTGCTGATGACCGCTTATAAATTGGTTTGGGATGATTTCTGTTCGTGGTTGTTAGAAATGATCAAGCCCGCTTATCAACAACCTATTGATAAAAAATCATTTGAAAGTATCATTGCCATCTTTGAGAACAACTTAAAGATATTGCATCCGTTCATGCCGTTCTTAACTGAAGAAATTTGGCATTTTATCAAAGAGCGTACCCCTGAAAATGCATTGATTGTTTCTCAATATCCAAAACTAACGACTTTTGATGCGGCACTTATTTCAGATTTTGAAACAGTTAAAGCTATTGTTTCAGGAATTAGGACCGTTAGAAAAGAAAAGAATATTGCGTTTAAGGATGCCATTGAATTGATGGTGTTAAACAATGAAAACCTCGATGATAAGTACAATTCGGTAATTTCTAAACTAGGTAACATATCAAATTTGACTGTAGTTTCAGAGCCTGTTGATGGCGCTTTAACCTTCAGGGTAATGTCTAATGAATATTTTATACCCATTTCTGGAGCCATTGATGTTGAGGCTGAAATAGAGAAGCTATCTGAAGAATTAAAATATACCCAAGGATTTTTAAAATCGGTTCAAGGAAAACTCAAAAATGAACGTTTTGTCAATAACGCACCAGATCAAGTGGTAGAAGCAGAGCGTAAAAAGGAAGCCGATGCAAAGGCTAAGATTGAAACATTACAGGCTAGTTTAAATAGTTTAAAATAG
- the rodA gene encoding rod shape-determining protein RodA, giving the protein MLRETDRGFRFDWLTIILFLLLVGFGYVNILSASHVGEVTSYFDLNQLYGKHLMFIGLTVILIVLILSVEAKFYERFASIIYIVAMLSLVGLFIFGKDVNGARSWYGIGSMTIQPSEFAKFATALAVAKYMSDLQTNMSTMKDQLKAVGLIILPAALILLQNDAGSTLVYAAFFFVFYREGLQQIYLSIAISIIILAIVALKFGILVTAAMAFIVLFCIYLYRRKKRQALLHSILLLIVSVSFAYSVKLFYENGLKPHQQNRISLWLRLEKDPLKLELMKKEEAYNLIQSEKAISSGGFSGKGFLEGTRTTGKFVPEQHTDYIFSTVGEEWGFLGSALVVVLFMTLIIRVLFLAESQKSQFSRVYGYAVASILFIHFTINTGMVMGLIPTVGIPLPFFSYGGSGLWGFTILLFIFVKLDSNKINEW; this is encoded by the coding sequence ATGCTAAGAGAAACAGATAGAGGATTTCGATTTGATTGGCTGACCATTATTTTATTCTTATTGCTCGTTGGCTTTGGGTATGTTAACATATTGTCGGCTTCGCACGTTGGAGAGGTTACGAGTTACTTTGACCTCAATCAACTCTATGGCAAACACCTCATGTTTATAGGTCTCACGGTTATTTTGATTGTTTTAATTCTATCTGTAGAAGCTAAATTTTATGAACGCTTTGCCAGTATTATCTACATCGTAGCCATGTTGTCTTTAGTGGGGCTATTTATCTTTGGAAAAGATGTGAACGGCGCCCGCTCTTGGTATGGCATAGGCAGCATGACCATTCAACCTAGCGAGTTTGCCAAATTTGCTACGGCCTTGGCTGTAGCTAAATATATGAGCGATCTACAGACCAATATGTCCACCATGAAAGATCAGCTTAAAGCCGTGGGTCTTATCATACTACCTGCCGCATTGATTTTACTTCAAAATGATGCTGGCTCAACATTGGTTTACGCCGCCTTCTTTTTTGTATTCTACAGAGAAGGCCTTCAGCAAATCTATTTGAGCATTGCGATATCTATAATTATTTTAGCTATTGTAGCGTTAAAATTTGGAATTTTAGTGACCGCCGCAATGGCCTTTATTGTACTCTTTTGCATCTACTTATATAGAAGAAAAAAAAGACAAGCATTATTACACAGCATTTTGCTCCTCATCGTTTCCGTCAGTTTTGCTTATAGTGTAAAATTATTTTACGAAAATGGACTTAAACCTCATCAACAAAACCGAATTAGCCTATGGTTGCGTTTAGAGAAAGATCCGTTGAAATTAGAGCTAATGAAAAAGGAAGAGGCTTATAACCTCATTCAATCTGAAAAGGCCATCAGCTCCGGTGGATTTTCTGGCAAAGGGTTTTTAGAAGGCACACGAACCACTGGAAAGTTTGTACCAGAACAGCACACCGATTATATATTTAGTACCGTTGGAGAAGAATGGGGCTTTTTAGGTAGCGCCTTGGTAGTGGTATTATTTATGACCTTGATTATAAGAGTCCTTTTTCTTGCTGAAAGTCAAAAATCGCAATTTAGCCGAGTGTATGGCTACGCCGTGGCTTCTATATTATTTATACATTTTACGATCAATACTGGAATGGTCATGGGATTAATCCCAACGGTTGGTATCCCTCTTCCCTTTTTTAGTTATGGCGGCTCAGGACTCTGGGGCTTTACCATTTTACTGTTTATTTTTGTAAAGTTGGATAGCAATAAGATTAATGAGTGGTAA
- the mrdA gene encoding penicillin-binding protein 2 yields MRKLLLLITVLTVGIVFIARLFYLQVYIEPVNSLYEDNAIRKVYDYPKRGYVYDRNGELLVANQPSYDVMVIPQEVQPLDTLEFCRLLKITKADFKRIYERAYHYSPWLPSPFVPQLSKKDYAALQEKMRKFEGFYIQKRSLRDYQTSIGANVLGDLGEVNQRTIQEQPYYNLGDLIGKQGVETSYETILRGVKGVKFIQKDRFNKNIGPYKEGIYDTLPQPGKDITITIDAKLQEYGELLMTNKRGGIIAIDPSSGEILAMVSGPSYDPNLLVGRSRSKNYTKLHFDTIAKPLYDRTLLAQYPPGSPFKVMNALIGLQEGVVDTEERFVCRQGYYYNGRRLTGCHHHPSPVNMNAGIAQSCNAYFVNVYRRIIDKYDDAGKGMNVWSDHAKSFGLGNYLGYDLKIGRKGRIPDGDYYDRAYGDNRWGSTYIVSNAIGQGEVETTPIQLANMAAAIGNRGYFYTPHIIKSIEGDTIDSKYTKPRYTTIEKRHFEPVVQGMFDVYNKGTATFLQIPGIDICGKTGTAENFVKIDSVKTQLTDHSIFVAFAPKDNPKIAIAVFVENGYWGSRFAGRMASLMIEKYIKGYITRTDMEDWILTHSLENEYAKPYSGQPFNINGQTQLQVVPNVKSNLDPNTSIPLGSNTPDS; encoded by the coding sequence ATGAGAAAACTTTTACTCTTAATTACCGTTCTTACTGTAGGCATCGTGTTTATAGCAAGATTGTTCTACCTTCAGGTCTATATAGAGCCAGTAAACAGTCTTTACGAGGATAATGCCATTAGAAAGGTTTATGACTATCCTAAGCGAGGGTATGTCTATGACAGAAACGGAGAGCTGTTAGTCGCCAATCAGCCCTCTTACGATGTCATGGTGATACCGCAAGAAGTACAACCTTTAGATACCTTAGAATTCTGCAGATTATTAAAAATCACAAAAGCCGATTTTAAACGTATCTATGAACGAGCTTACCACTACTCTCCATGGTTGCCCTCTCCTTTTGTACCTCAACTTTCTAAAAAAGATTATGCGGCGCTTCAAGAAAAAATGCGAAAATTCGAAGGATTTTACATCCAAAAGCGTTCGCTTAGAGATTACCAGACCTCTATTGGCGCCAACGTGCTTGGTGATTTAGGGGAGGTCAATCAACGTACCATCCAAGAGCAACCTTATTATAACTTAGGTGACCTCATAGGCAAACAAGGTGTTGAAACGTCTTATGAGACCATCTTACGCGGTGTTAAAGGCGTCAAATTTATTCAAAAAGACCGTTTTAATAAGAACATTGGCCCTTATAAAGAAGGCATTTATGATACGTTACCCCAGCCAGGAAAGGACATTACCATTACTATTGATGCCAAGTTGCAAGAATATGGTGAGTTACTCATGACTAATAAAAGAGGCGGAATCATTGCTATAGATCCGAGCTCAGGAGAGATTTTAGCCATGGTCTCTGGGCCTAGTTATGATCCTAACTTATTAGTGGGTAGAAGCCGTTCTAAAAACTACACCAAATTACATTTTGACACCATTGCCAAACCGTTATATGATAGAACTTTATTAGCGCAGTATCCTCCAGGATCACCATTTAAAGTCATGAATGCTCTTATTGGGTTACAAGAAGGTGTTGTAGACACAGAGGAGCGTTTTGTTTGCAGACAAGGTTATTATTATAATGGCAGACGCCTTACAGGTTGTCACCATCACCCAAGTCCGGTTAACATGAATGCCGGTATTGCCCAATCATGTAATGCGTACTTTGTAAACGTCTACCGAAGAATCATTGATAAATATGATGACGCCGGTAAAGGCATGAACGTATGGAGCGACCATGCCAAGAGTTTTGGACTTGGTAATTATTTAGGCTATGATTTAAAGATTGGTAGAAAGGGTCGTATTCCCGACGGTGATTATTATGACCGTGCTTACGGTGATAATCGGTGGGGCTCCACCTACATTGTATCTAATGCCATTGGGCAGGGTGAAGTTGAAACAACACCTATTCAACTAGCAAATATGGCGGCGGCCATAGGTAATAGAGGTTATTTTTATACGCCACATATCATAAAATCCATAGAGGGAGACACTATTGATAGTAAATATACTAAACCGAGATATACCACTATAGAGAAACGTCATTTTGAACCTGTTGTTCAAGGCATGTTTGATGTTTACAATAAAGGAACCGCTACATTTCTACAAATTCCAGGAATAGACATTTGCGGAAAAACAGGAACGGCAGAGAACTTTGTTAAAATTGATAGCGTAAAAACACAATTGACAGATCATTCTATTTTTGTGGCCTTTGCCCCTAAAGATAATCCAAAAATAGCCATTGCCGTTTTTGTTGAAAACGGTTATTGGGGCAGTCGATTTGCCGGGCGTATGGCGAGTTTAATGATTGAAAAATACATCAAGGGCTACATCACCAGAACCGATATGGAAGATTGGATTTTAACCCACAGTCTAGAAAATGAGTACGCCAAACCTTACTCTGGTCAACCGTTTAACATTAATGGTCAAACCCAATTACAGGTGGTCCCTAATGTTAAAAGCAACCTTGACCCGAATACATCCATACCTTTAGGTTCAAATACCCCAGATAGCTAA
- the mreC gene encoding rod shape-determining protein MreC: MQQIINFVIRNKVFLLFLLLFGISLGLTIQSHSYHKSKFINSANFLTGGVYESADDITGYFNLREQNDILVEENSRLRQQLYNNNDSLEENTAFLDSTSYSGVYEFRSARVINNNYSNTKNYLTINVGKNDSVTEDLGVITSKGIVGIIDNTSKNYARVLSVLNTKSKINAQLKSTDHIGSLTWNGKSPQVVQMIDVSKFAPVKQGDTITTGGQSAIFPKGIPIGKIDSFVLDPGGDTYTITVSLFNDMTSLAHAYVIKNIDAAEIRQLENPIDE; this comes from the coding sequence ATGCAACAAATCATCAATTTTGTAATTAGAAACAAAGTATTCCTTCTGTTTCTGCTGTTGTTTGGGATTTCTCTAGGTTTGACAATCCAGTCACACTCCTATCATAAAAGCAAATTTATTAACTCCGCTAACTTTTTAACTGGCGGTGTTTATGAAAGTGCAGATGACATTACAGGCTATTTTAATCTAAGAGAACAAAATGACATCTTAGTTGAAGAAAACAGTCGGTTACGCCAGCAACTTTATAACAATAACGATTCTCTAGAAGAGAACACCGCCTTTTTAGACAGCACCTCTTATAGTGGCGTATATGAGTTTAGAAGCGCCCGTGTCATCAACAACAACTATAGTAATACCAAAAATTATTTGACTATAAATGTTGGCAAAAACGATAGCGTTACCGAAGATCTTGGGGTGATTACCTCAAAAGGCATTGTGGGAATTATTGACAATACCTCCAAAAACTATGCGCGAGTACTGTCTGTTCTCAATACCAAAAGCAAGATCAATGCCCAACTAAAATCAACCGATCATATTGGTTCCCTGACTTGGAACGGTAAGTCGCCACAAGTGGTTCAAATGATTGACGTTTCAAAATTTGCACCTGTAAAACAAGGAGATACCATTACTACAGGCGGACAATCTGCCATTTTTCCAAAAGGAATTCCCATAGGAAAAATTGATAGTTTTGTTTTAGATCCTGGAGGAGACACCTACACAATTACCGTAAGTCTTTTTAACGACATGACGAGTCTAGCACATGCGTATGTGATTAAGAACATAGACGCTGCGGAAATTAGACAACTTGAAAACCCGATAGATGAATAG
- a CDS encoding rod shape-determining protein, translating to MGFFDFLTEEIAIDLGTANTLIIHNDKVVVDSPSIVARDRISGKIIAVGKEANMMQGKTHENIKTIRPLKDGVIADFDASEQMISMFIKNIPALKKKLFTPALRMVVCIPSGITEVEMRAVKESCERVNGKEVYLIHEPMAAAIGIGIDIMQPKGNMIVDIGGGTTEIAVIALGGIVCDKSVKVAGDVFTNDIIYYMRTQHNLYVGDRTAEKIKIQIGAATEDLDLPPEDMSVQGRDLLTGKPKQVQISYREIAKALDKSILRIEDSVMETLSQTPPELAADIYNTGIYLAGGGSMLRGLDKRLSQKTDLPVYIAEDPLRAVVRGTGITLKNLPKFKSVLIK from the coding sequence ATGGGATTTTTTGATTTCTTAACTGAAGAAATAGCCATAGATTTAGGAACAGCAAATACACTTATTATTCATAATGACAAGGTGGTCGTTGATAGTCCATCTATAGTTGCAAGAGATAGAATTTCAGGTAAAATTATAGCCGTCGGGAAGGAGGCAAACATGATGCAGGGTAAAACCCACGAAAACATCAAAACCATCCGCCCTTTAAAAGATGGTGTTATTGCAGACTTTGATGCTTCTGAGCAAATGATCAGTATGTTTATCAAGAATATTCCTGCTTTAAAAAAGAAATTATTTACCCCTGCATTACGAATGGTTGTTTGTATTCCTTCAGGAATTACAGAGGTTGAAATGCGCGCAGTAAAAGAATCTTGTGAGCGTGTTAATGGCAAAGAGGTTTACTTGATACATGAGCCAATGGCTGCGGCAATTGGTATTGGTATTGACATTATGCAACCAAAGGGAAACATGATTGTTGATATAGGTGGTGGTACTACTGAAATTGCAGTAATTGCCTTAGGAGGTATTGTCTGCGACAAGTCTGTAAAAGTTGCTGGAGACGTCTTTACCAATGATATTATTTACTACATGCGTACCCAACATAATTTGTATGTAGGAGATCGCACTGCTGAAAAAATAAAAATTCAAATTGGTGCTGCTACCGAAGATTTAGATCTTCCTCCAGAAGATATGAGTGTTCAAGGGCGTGACCTTTTAACAGGTAAGCCAAAACAAGTACAAATCTCCTACCGTGAGATTGCCAAGGCCTTAGATAAATCTATTTTAAGAATTGAGGACTCTGTGATGGAAACCCTATCCCAGACGCCCCCAGAACTTGCTGCCGATATCTATAATACAGGTATTTATCTTGCAGGTGGAGGGTCTATGCTAAGAGGTCTTGATAAGCGTTTATCCCAAAAAACTGATCTCCCGGTCTATATTGCCGAAGATCCATTAAGAGCCGTAGTTAGAGGTACTGGTATTACACTTAAAAACCTTCCTAAATTTAAGAGTGTATTGATTAAATAA